Proteins from a genomic interval of bacterium:
- the mutL gene encoding DNA mismatch repair endonuclease MutL, producing MAKIKVLPDIVANKIAAGEVVERPASVVKELIENAVDAHATSITIEIEDGGRRLIRVSDDGEGMGRDDALLALERHATSKIETVQDIERIMTLGFRGEALPSIVSVSRAVINTRRKEDMFGTRVVVEGGILRNVTDIGRDMGTDVEVGNLFYNLPARRKFLKSEQTELRYIRGIVYDAAIASPGLNLKLIAGGKEVFAYRGAADHGEMLRQIYGDAMAVLMIPFESHENGVDIEGFAGKPETARTAGFNQAVIVNDRPVHSKTISRAVLDGYGPTIARGMFPAFILYLKVDPTRVDVNIHPAKREIRIFREFTILDTIRDTIARTLHTMAAAPEMSVSPVTIYSPPQDRWQREAPRFQSAPGGPGSRTSQTGIVFSESDRAVGDETAPFPLVRDTIAPYEGPVFWQLKDRYIITTIKEGAIIIDQHVAHERILYEEVLDHLTGKPPSSQQLLFPLTIDFPAADFDILVPMIPILNRIGFSVREFGERSVIVDAIPAGIARFEEGGLLFEFIDEMRTHGKITSGYTEKLAAAVACRSAIKAGKPLNQTEMQYLVDRLFATRSPFACPHGRPTIVKLTLEELDRRFGR from the coding sequence GTGGCGAAAATTAAGGTACTCCCCGATATCGTTGCCAACAAAATTGCCGCCGGCGAGGTCGTCGAACGTCCCGCATCGGTGGTAAAAGAGCTCATCGAAAACGCCGTGGACGCCCATGCCACGTCCATTACTATAGAAATCGAGGACGGCGGCAGACGGCTTATCAGGGTTTCGGACGACGGCGAAGGCATGGGCCGTGACGATGCTCTTCTTGCCCTCGAACGTCACGCCACCTCAAAAATCGAAACCGTGCAGGATATCGAACGTATCATGACCCTCGGTTTCCGCGGTGAAGCGCTTCCTTCCATCGTATCGGTTTCGAGAGCGGTTATCAACACACGGCGGAAAGAGGACATGTTCGGCACCCGGGTTGTCGTCGAAGGAGGCATTCTCAGGAATGTCACCGACATAGGCCGTGACATGGGAACGGATGTCGAGGTTGGAAATCTCTTCTACAATCTTCCCGCACGCCGCAAATTTCTGAAAAGCGAGCAGACCGAGCTCCGGTATATCAGGGGGATCGTGTATGATGCCGCAATCGCATCTCCGGGGTTGAACCTTAAACTGATTGCGGGAGGGAAAGAGGTATTCGCCTACCGGGGTGCCGCCGATCACGGCGAGATGCTCAGGCAGATTTACGGTGATGCGATGGCCGTTCTCATGATCCCGTTCGAATCGCACGAGAACGGTGTGGATATAGAGGGTTTCGCCGGAAAACCGGAGACAGCGCGGACAGCCGGATTCAATCAGGCTGTTATAGTCAATGACCGCCCCGTCCATTCCAAGACCATTTCTCGGGCTGTGCTGGACGGTTATGGTCCGACAATCGCGCGCGGCATGTTTCCGGCGTTCATTCTGTACCTTAAAGTCGATCCCACACGGGTGGATGTGAACATTCATCCTGCAAAGCGCGAGATACGGATATTCCGCGAGTTCACCATTCTTGATACCATTCGCGATACGATAGCCAGAACGCTCCATACCATGGCAGCCGCGCCCGAGATGAGCGTTTCGCCGGTTACGATATACAGTCCTCCGCAGGATCGGTGGCAGAGGGAAGCTCCGAGGTTTCAATCCGCGCCCGGCGGTCCCGGAAGCCGGACTTCTCAGACGGGAATCGTTTTTTCCGAAAGCGACCGTGCGGTTGGTGATGAAACCGCGCCGTTTCCTCTTGTGCGGGATACTATTGCCCCTTATGAGGGCCCCGTGTTCTGGCAGCTCAAGGACAGGTATATCATCACCACAATCAAGGAGGGGGCGATCATTATCGATCAGCATGTCGCCCATGAACGGATACTCTACGAGGAGGTTCTTGACCACCTTACCGGGAAGCCGCCCTCCTCGCAGCAGTTGCTTTTCCCTCTCACCATCGATTTTCCGGCGGCCGATTTCGATATTCTCGTTCCCATGATACCGATTCTCAACCGGATCGGGTTCAGCGTCCGCGAATTCGGCGAGCGTTCGGTTATTGTCGATGCAATTCCCGCGGGAATAGCGCGGTTTGAGGAGGGCGGCCTGTTGTTCGAATTCATCGACGAGATGCGCACTCACGGAAAAATCACATCGGGATACACCGAAAAACTTGCCGCAGCCGTAGCGTGCCGTTCCGCCATAAAAGCCGGTAAACCGCTCAACCAGACTGAAATGCAGTATCTCGTTGACCGCCTCTTTGCGACCAGATCCCCCTTCGCCTGTCCTCATGGCAGGCCGACCATCGTGAAGCTCACACTCGAAGAGCTCGACCGGAGATTCGGACGGTGA
- a CDS encoding tetratricopeptide repeat protein: MKVFPLYVAAVILLFPCRTGTVSAEENPGALPHDIMTLISEGKYDDARIQLENFRRKYPENPSAILYLARLEKDMNKANALFKEVELLADSSLAAAALFERAELNFASGDIAAAGELYESIVSGYPRSRQYAEALYRLGLIRLVSGAPDEARIHFELCIEQNPVQSLGVLAAAGIMECHVALKEWKTAIESALDVLEHDNDSAVTPRTLEVIALSWHNLGNEENAGHYTERLLKNFPESYQAHSIRARGSSITGDPAMLFMDDDDQPDSLVVSADYGEITADDSVSVDISVDPVDAEFSVQASAFMDKNNAMKLFGRLKDANFDTHLSMKTVADTHFYLVQVGYFNTRDQAEKTADQVTEFTGIKAHVVKLK, from the coding sequence ATGAAGGTATTTCCTCTTTATGTCGCGGCTGTTATATTACTTTTTCCATGCAGGACAGGTACTGTTTCCGCGGAAGAAAATCCAGGCGCGCTTCCCCATGACATCATGACGCTCATCAGCGAGGGGAAGTACGATGATGCGCGGATACAGCTCGAGAATTTCCGCCGGAAATACCCCGAAAATCCGTCGGCCATCCTGTACCTTGCACGGCTCGAAAAAGATATGAACAAAGCGAATGCCCTGTTCAAGGAGGTCGAGCTCCTCGCCGATTCGAGTCTTGCTGCCGCGGCTCTGTTCGAGAGGGCGGAGCTGAATTTTGCCTCCGGCGATATTGCGGCGGCGGGGGAGTTGTATGAGTCGATTGTTTCCGGATACCCCCGGAGCAGGCAGTATGCGGAGGCTCTTTACCGGCTGGGATTGATCCGTCTCGTTTCCGGCGCACCCGATGAAGCGAGGATTCATTTCGAGCTCTGCATCGAACAGAATCCCGTTCAATCGCTCGGGGTTCTGGCTGCCGCCGGTATCATGGAATGCCATGTCGCCCTGAAAGAATGGAAGACAGCCATCGAGTCCGCCCTCGATGTGCTCGAACATGATAACGACAGCGCCGTAACGCCGCGCACTCTCGAGGTGATTGCGCTTTCCTGGCATAATCTCGGCAACGAGGAAAATGCCGGGCATTACACGGAGCGGCTTCTCAAAAATTTTCCCGAGAGTTATCAGGCTCATAGTATTCGCGCCCGCGGAAGCAGTATTACCGGTGATCCGGCCATGTTGTTCATGGACGATGACGACCAGCCTGATTCTCTCGTCGTTTCTGCGGATTACGGGGAAATCACGGCGGATGACAGCGTAAGTGTCGATATATCCGTCGATCCTGTGGATGCGGAATTCTCCGTGCAGGCTTCGGCTTTCATGGATAAAAATAACGCTATGAAACTGTTCGGACGTCTGAAAGATGCGAATTTCGATACGCATCTTTCCATGAAAACGGTCGCGGATACCCATTTTTACCTTGTGCAGGTCGGGTACTTCAACACCCGTGACCAGGCGGAGAAAACTGCCGATCAGGTTACGGAGTTTACCGGTATCAAAGCCCATGTGGTCAAGCTGAAATAG
- the miaA gene encoding tRNA (adenosine(37)-N6)-dimethylallyltransferase MiaA, which produces MTAGILVIVGPTASGKKKLALRAAELFNGEIVSADSRKVYRYLDIGTAKPTPEDRAAAPHHLIDVVNPDEPFSAGEWVRLASEAVTGIISRGRLPIISGGTGFYIRAFRDGLTVDIAADTEIRKNLENECTGKGLHALYQTLAGIDPERASELHEHDRVRVLRALEVYYTTGRTFTEIRKNSRITGGDYTCYTIGADIERKELYRRIDIRVDAMVSAGLVDELRRVLDMGYSRSLTAFDTVGYKEWFPFLDGVESFESCLEAVKRDTRRYAKRQLTWFRSQPEIWWTGVLDDEKLSLALEQAGRWIESIQ; this is translated from the coding sequence GTGACCGCCGGAATTCTCGTTATCGTCGGCCCGACCGCTTCCGGGAAGAAAAAACTCGCTCTCCGGGCGGCGGAGCTGTTCAACGGCGAGATTGTCAGCGCCGATTCCCGTAAAGTATACCGTTACCTCGATATCGGGACAGCAAAGCCCACACCCGAAGACCGTGCGGCGGCGCCTCACCATCTCATCGACGTGGTGAATCCCGATGAACCGTTCAGCGCGGGTGAATGGGTACGTCTGGCGTCGGAAGCGGTTACCGGTATCATCTCCCGCGGCAGGCTGCCGATAATTTCGGGAGGAACGGGATTTTATATCCGTGCCTTCCGGGATGGATTGACTGTAGATATAGCCGCAGACACGGAAATCCGTAAAAACCTCGAAAACGAATGCACCGGAAAAGGATTGCATGCCCTCTATCAGACTCTCGCCGGTATAGACCCGGAACGGGCCTCCGAGCTTCACGAGCATGACAGGGTGCGTGTTCTGCGCGCTCTCGAGGTTTATTACACCACCGGGCGTACATTTACGGAGATCAGGAAAAATTCCCGGATAACCGGGGGTGATTACACCTGTTACACCATCGGTGCGGACATCGAGCGTAAAGAGCTTTATCGCCGTATCGATATCCGTGTCGATGCCATGGTTTCGGCTGGCCTTGTGGATGAGCTCAGACGTGTCCTCGACATGGGTTATTCACGGAGCCTGACCGCGTTCGATACTGTCGGGTACAAGGAGTGGTTTCCCTTTCTGGACGGCGTCGAATCCTTTGAGTCCTGTCTGGAAGCGGTGAAACGCGACACACGGCGCTATGCCAAACGTCAGCTCACCTGGTTCCGCTCACAGCCGGAAATATGGTGGACAGGCGTTCTCGATGACGAAAAACTGAGCCTGGCGCTCGAACAGGCAGGCCGGTGGATTGAATCGATACAGTAG
- the miaB gene encoding tRNA (N6-isopentenyl adenosine(37)-C2)-methylthiotransferase MiaB translates to MKPVTVYIETYGCQMNKLDSEYVAAVLAGSGYTLVSGYAGADVILLNTCGVRDNAEQRIHGRVGELSSLRRGKPELLFGIIGCMAQRLGEKLLSDVVRIVAGPDSYRKLPDMIEQALSGQVFDTILDREETYEGIEPVRCSGTSAWVAVMRGCDNFCSYCVVPYTRGRERSIPVKRIIGETARLRDSGFREITLLGQNVNSYRDGDVDFAGLLDRVADTGIGWIRFLTSHPKDLTEDILGVMARRSNICNHLHLPVQSGSDRILTAMNRKYTISEYKGLINRAREMVGGINISTDLIFGFPGETEDDFRATIGLMETVRFDFAFMYRYSEREGTKASLLPDKVPEEIRIERLKEAIALQNSIMRGRNREHIGSVFVVLVKGTSKDNHGWYGFTETNIPVVFYARDETVNIGSFVNVRIDETTGATLMGTCV, encoded by the coding sequence ATGAAACCGGTTACTGTATACATAGAGACATATGGCTGCCAGATGAACAAGCTTGACAGCGAGTATGTGGCGGCAGTCCTTGCGGGTAGTGGTTACACCCTTGTGTCCGGCTATGCAGGCGCCGATGTCATTCTCCTCAATACGTGCGGTGTCCGTGATAATGCGGAACAGCGCATTCATGGCCGCGTGGGGGAGCTGTCATCGCTGAGGAGGGGGAAACCGGAGCTTTTATTCGGTATTATCGGCTGTATGGCGCAGCGACTCGGAGAAAAGCTCCTTTCGGATGTCGTGAGAATCGTTGCGGGTCCGGATTCATACAGGAAGCTTCCGGACATGATCGAACAGGCGCTGTCAGGCCAGGTTTTCGATACGATACTTGACCGCGAAGAGACCTATGAGGGGATCGAGCCCGTCCGGTGCAGCGGAACGTCGGCGTGGGTGGCGGTTATGCGCGGCTGCGACAACTTCTGTTCGTACTGTGTCGTCCCCTATACCAGAGGGCGCGAGCGGAGCATCCCCGTGAAGAGAATTATCGGCGAGACGGCGCGACTCCGTGACAGCGGATTCCGCGAGATAACGCTCCTCGGGCAGAATGTCAATTCGTACCGTGACGGCGATGTCGATTTTGCGGGGCTTCTCGATCGTGTGGCCGATACAGGGATCGGCTGGATACGGTTCCTGACATCCCATCCGAAGGATTTGACGGAAGATATTCTCGGAGTCATGGCGCGCCGCAGTAACATATGCAATCACCTTCATCTTCCGGTACAGTCGGGGTCGGACCGGATTCTTACGGCGATGAACAGAAAATATACCATTTCCGAATACAAGGGACTGATAAACCGTGCACGCGAAATGGTCGGCGGGATCAACATTTCGACCGATCTGATTTTCGGGTTCCCCGGGGAGACCGAGGATGATTTCCGTGCGACCATCGGCCTTATGGAAACGGTCAGGTTCGATTTCGCCTTCATGTACCGTTACTCCGAGCGTGAAGGGACAAAAGCGAGCCTCCTTCCGGACAAGGTTCCCGAAGAAATCCGGATCGAGCGCCTCAAGGAGGCTATCGCCCTCCAGAATTCCATCATGCGCGGCAGAAACAGGGAACATATCGGCTCTGTGTTCGTTGTACTGGTAAAAGGGACAAGCAAGGACAATCACGGCTGGTACGGTTTCACCGAAACAAATATTCCCGTTGTTTTTTACGCCCGTGACGAAACGGTGAACATCGGCTCGTTCGTCAATGTCCGTATAGATGAAACCACGGGAGCCACACTTATGGGTACATGTGTATGA
- a CDS encoding cytidine deaminase — protein sequence MRPRPDKDHYYLNIAREVARRSTCLRRWFGAVIFKNDQII from the coding sequence ATGCGCCCGCGACCGGATAAAGATCATTACTATCTCAATATCGCACGGGAAGTTGCCCGTCGCTCGACATGCCTCAGACGGTGGTTCGGGGCGGTGATATTCAAGAACGACCAGATCATTT
- the mutS gene encoding DNA mismatch repair protein MutS, which produces MSDITPVMQQYLEIKKAHDDAILFFRMGDFYEMFFDDARLAARELGITLTSREKNKKDPVPMAGIPYHAVNGYMSKLLRAGYKVAICEQTSLPGKSKGPVKREVVQVVSPGTAMNEEILESRGNNYIVSLVLETGNTGIAIADLSTGEFRAGEIPGNGAWLDELERIGPAEILLSENESPETETAIKSRLDGVMITYRDGWTFERNYAEDNIRNHLRVAGLKGFGIEDSGLAIAAAGGMLSYLVDTQKASLGHMTTIKRFRPDETMFLDARTRRNLELTSAISDDVTAKGTLFGVIDETLTPMGSRLLKTWITSPLLDPDEINRRLDGVAELADDSSARSEIGGILSTVHDVERLIGRVCLERANPRDLLSLAESLECSERFREALDRFGAGILKSKTYDLTDLREVAALITNSLVDEPPMLLTDGGIFRDGYNAELDDLRNITHSGRKWIAELQEKERRRTGISNMKIRYNNVFGYFIEVSKGNLDRVPEDYHRKQTLVNAERFITPELKEYESKVLSAGERISELERELFVELRKTVALRVKEIQAFSQAVAVVDVLHAFAEVAAERKYVRPVVDTSTVIEITEGRHPVVETILPAGKFVSNDTLIDTGKDQILIITGPNMAGKSTYLRQVGLIVLMAQAGSFVPAESAHIGVVDRIFTRVGASDNLAGGESTFLVEMNETANILNNCTPRSLILFDEVGRGTSTFDGLSIAWAIVEYLHQVKRSAARTLFATHFHELTEIALILERVKNYNISVTEWNDEVIFLRKIVEGGSDQSLGIQVARLAGLPSQVIARAKEILANLEANEFTVNNEPKIAAAPPEQKGAYQLSLFELPEHPVVQELRDLDIDNLTPMRALLLLEQLKRKVTLKERK; this is translated from the coding sequence ATGTCAGATATAACCCCCGTCATGCAGCAGTACCTCGAAATAAAAAAAGCGCATGATGATGCCATTCTCTTTTTCAGGATGGGTGATTTCTACGAGATGTTCTTCGATGACGCCCGGCTCGCTGCCCGTGAGCTCGGCATCACGCTTACCTCGCGCGAAAAGAACAAAAAAGACCCCGTGCCCATGGCGGGTATTCCCTATCATGCGGTGAACGGCTACATGTCGAAGCTTCTGCGCGCCGGATACAAGGTTGCCATCTGCGAACAGACATCGCTCCCGGGAAAATCGAAAGGCCCGGTGAAACGTGAGGTCGTTCAGGTCGTTTCCCCGGGAACGGCGATGAACGAGGAAATTCTCGAATCGCGCGGAAACAACTATATAGTGTCCCTCGTATTAGAGACAGGGAACACCGGGATAGCGATAGCGGACCTCTCCACAGGGGAATTCAGGGCTGGCGAAATCCCCGGAAACGGTGCATGGCTCGATGAGCTCGAACGTATCGGGCCCGCTGAAATTCTGCTTTCGGAAAACGAGTCGCCCGAAACGGAAACCGCGATCAAATCCCGTCTTGACGGCGTCATGATCACCTACCGTGATGGCTGGACATTCGAGCGGAATTATGCCGAGGACAACATCCGCAATCATCTGAGAGTTGCCGGGCTCAAGGGTTTCGGAATAGAGGACAGCGGCCTTGCGATAGCCGCGGCGGGAGGGATGCTTTCATACCTCGTCGATACCCAGAAGGCTTCGCTCGGCCATATGACCACCATCAAACGCTTTCGTCCCGATGAGACCATGTTCCTCGATGCGCGGACGAGGAGAAACCTCGAACTGACTTCCGCCATCAGCGACGATGTCACCGCGAAGGGCACCCTCTTCGGCGTTATCGATGAAACGTTGACTCCGATGGGCAGCCGTCTGCTCAAGACATGGATAACGAGCCCTCTCCTCGATCCCGATGAAATAAACCGGCGCCTCGATGGTGTCGCGGAGCTGGCAGACGATTCTTCCGCGCGGTCTGAGATTGGTGGTATTCTTTCGACTGTTCATGACGTGGAAAGGCTCATCGGCCGTGTCTGTCTGGAACGTGCCAACCCCCGCGACCTGCTTTCCCTTGCCGAGTCGCTCGAATGTTCGGAACGTTTCCGTGAAGCGCTCGACCGGTTTGGCGCGGGTATCCTGAAGTCGAAAACCTATGATCTCACCGACCTTCGTGAAGTCGCCGCACTGATAACGAATTCCCTTGTCGATGAGCCGCCCATGCTCCTGACCGACGGGGGAATTTTCCGCGACGGTTACAACGCCGAGCTCGATGACCTCCGCAATATCACGCATTCGGGCCGGAAATGGATCGCCGAGCTTCAGGAAAAGGAGCGCCGCCGGACCGGTATATCGAATATGAAAATCAGATATAACAATGTGTTTGGCTATTTCATCGAGGTCTCCAAAGGGAACCTCGACCGCGTACCCGAGGATTACCACCGCAAGCAGACACTGGTTAACGCCGAACGGTTTATCACCCCGGAGCTCAAGGAGTACGAATCGAAAGTGCTCAGCGCCGGTGAACGTATAAGCGAGCTCGAACGCGAGCTTTTTGTCGAGCTGCGGAAAACCGTTGCACTCCGTGTAAAGGAGATTCAGGCATTTTCACAGGCGGTGGCTGTTGTCGATGTCCTTCATGCATTTGCGGAGGTTGCCGCGGAGAGGAAGTATGTCCGCCCCGTTGTCGACACGAGCACGGTCATCGAGATCACGGAGGGCCGTCATCCCGTGGTCGAGACGATTCTCCCCGCCGGGAAATTCGTGTCGAACGACACCCTCATCGACACCGGGAAAGACCAGATTCTTATCATCACGGGACCCAATATGGCAGGAAAATCGACCTATCTGCGGCAGGTCGGACTTATCGTTCTTATGGCGCAGGCGGGATCGTTCGTTCCGGCGGAATCGGCGCATATAGGCGTTGTAGACCGGATTTTCACCCGTGTCGGAGCGTCGGACAACCTCGCCGGCGGGGAGTCGACTTTTCTGGTGGAAATGAACGAAACGGCGAACATCCTCAACAACTGCACGCCGCGAAGCCTCATCCTGTTCGACGAGGTGGGGAGGGGGACTTCAACGTTCGATGGTCTCAGTATCGCCTGGGCAATCGTGGAATATCTCCACCAGGTGAAGCGGTCTGCCGCCCGGACGCTTTTTGCGACCCATTTCCACGAGCTTACCGAGATTGCGCTTATCCTCGAACGGGTTAAAAATTACAATATTTCCGTTACGGAATGGAACGACGAGGTGATTTTCCTGCGGAAAATAGTCGAGGGCGGATCGGATCAGAGCCTCGGCATACAGGTCGCACGGCTGGCGGGACTCCCTTCACAGGTGATTGCCCGCGCAAAGGAGATTCTCGCCAACCTTGAAGCGAACGAGTTCACGGTCAACAACGAGCCGAAAATAGCGGCCGCTCCCCCGGAACAGAAAGGCGCATATCAGCTGAGCCTCTTTGAGCTTCCCGAGCATCCGGTGGTTCAGGAACTCCGTGATCTCGATATCGACAACCTTACCCCGATGCGGGCGCTCCTGCTCCTCGAACAGTTGAAACGAAAAGTGACGTTGAAAGAACGCAAATGA